From Desulfatiglans sp., the proteins below share one genomic window:
- a CDS encoding DUF5320 domain-containing protein, with protein MPGLNRRGPDGMGPMTGGGRGLCNPANRSFFGRCFSAFGGRGRGRGLGSGRRGGFGYAGPSYYDSNEEEAALKSEAELLRNELDAVEKRLKDLNKTE; from the coding sequence ATGCCGGGACTAAACAGAAGAGGCCCTGATGGAATGGGGCCAATGACAGGTGGAGGAAGGGGTTTATGCAACCCTGCAAACAGGTCCTTTTTTGGCCGTTGTTTTTCAGCTTTTGGAGGTAGAGGCCGTGGAAGAGGTTTGGGCTCAGGCCGAAGGGGAGGTTTTGGTTATGCCGGGCCTTCATATTACGACAGCAACGAGGAAGAGGCTGCTTTAAAATCTGAGGCTGAATTGCTTAGAAATGAACTGGATGCTGTTGAAAAAAGGCTCAAAGACCTGAATAAAACAGAGTGA
- a CDS encoding radical SAM protein, which yields MLNSTLPENRLHPCFFSEAKGAYGRIHLPVASGCNIQCSYCRRDYDCVHENRPGVTKEVITPEEAVARFEQALDEMPFLSVAGIAGPGDAFHDPETTLKTFELIRKKNPEIALCVSTNGLNIVEYIQGLKELDVRFVTITINTIDPLIGAMIYKWIDYEKTRLYGKDGAELLINNQLEAITLLKKNNFTVKINSVVIPGVNEDHIPFLAKRVGMMGADLMNMIPLIPVKGTDMEGIPSPGKDIMHRLRKAAGAFMPQMHHCTRCRSDAAGLLGSLNPHIS from the coding sequence TACCTGAAAACAGACTCCATCCCTGTTTTTTTTCAGAGGCAAAAGGGGCATATGGAAGGATACATCTGCCTGTTGCCTCTGGATGCAATATCCAGTGCTCCTACTGTAGAAGGGATTATGACTGTGTCCATGAAAACAGGCCCGGTGTTACAAAAGAGGTAATCACCCCTGAAGAGGCAGTTGCAAGGTTTGAACAGGCGCTTGATGAGATGCCATTTCTTTCGGTTGCAGGGATTGCAGGGCCGGGTGACGCATTCCACGATCCCGAAACCACCCTGAAGACATTCGAGCTCATTCGTAAAAAAAATCCTGAGATAGCGCTCTGTGTCTCTACAAACGGATTGAATATAGTAGAATATATCCAGGGGCTTAAAGAGCTTGATGTAAGATTTGTCACCATTACCATTAATACCATTGATCCTTTGATCGGGGCCATGATTTATAAATGGATTGATTACGAAAAGACCCGGCTCTACGGGAAAGACGGCGCTGAACTCCTGATAAACAATCAGCTTGAGGCCATAACGCTTTTAAAAAAGAATAATTTTACTGTAAAGATAAATTCAGTTGTGATACCCGGTGTGAATGAAGATCATATCCCCTTTCTTGCAAAAAGGGTTGGTATGATGGGCGCTGATCTTATGAACATGATCCCGCTGATTCCAGTCAAAGGCACTGACATGGAGGGCATCCCCTCTCCTGGAAAGGATATTATGCACAGGCTTAGAAAGGCGGCAGGTGCTTTTATGCCCCAGATGCATCACTGCACAAGGTGCAGATCAGACGCTGCGGGTCTGCTCGGGAGTCTGAATCCGCATATATCCTGA
- a CDS encoding sigma 54-interacting transcriptional regulator, protein MENIQENQTRIILDSIADGVFTVDSDWRITSFNRAAENITGISKKDALGRHCWEVFRASICESHCSLRHTVETGSPVVNQSIYIVNANGDRVPISISTALLKNNRGKVIGGVETFRDLSLVETLKKELDKSHSFHDIISKDEEMQRLFGILEQLADSDSTVLIEGESGTGKELFAKAIHSMSARKKRPVVTINCGAIPDNLLESELFGYKAGAFTDAKKDKAGRIALAEGGTLFLDEIGDISPALQVRLLRVIQDKTYEPLGSTKTEKANVRFVAATNKNLENLVKEKKFREDLYYRINVVRLKLPPLRDRKGDIPLLVSHFIKRFNDLKGKNILGLKPDVMPLLMAHQFSGNIRELENILDYATVVCKNGYIGIEHLPDYLAGSTKSVTPPPLARDITGIKEMERNYIYSALEKNRWNRKATASALGIHPATLWRKIRQMGISPTHQDGRSKFAK, encoded by the coding sequence ATGGAAAACATACAGGAAAACCAGACCAGGATCATACTGGACAGCATAGCGGACGGCGTATTTACCGTTGATTCGGATTGGCGGATAACCTCCTTTAACCGGGCTGCTGAAAATATTACAGGCATAAGCAAGAAGGATGCGCTTGGCCGCCATTGCTGGGAGGTCTTCAGGGCAAGCATATGTGAAAGCCATTGCTCCCTCAGACACACGGTGGAAACAGGAAGCCCTGTGGTTAACCAATCTATCTATATTGTGAACGCAAATGGTGACCGTGTACCCATCAGCATTTCAACCGCTCTGCTCAAAAACAACAGGGGTAAAGTGATAGGAGGCGTAGAGACATTCAGAGACCTGAGCCTTGTTGAAACCCTTAAAAAAGAACTTGATAAAAGCCACTCATTCCATGACATAATCAGTAAAGATGAGGAGATGCAGCGCCTTTTTGGTATCCTGGAGCAGCTTGCTGACAGCGATTCAACAGTATTGATTGAGGGCGAAAGCGGTACTGGAAAGGAACTCTTTGCAAAGGCCATCCATTCCATGAGCGCAAGAAAAAAGCGGCCCGTTGTTACAATCAACTGCGGCGCAATCCCGGATAACCTCTTAGAGTCAGAGCTTTTCGGATACAAGGCCGGTGCTTTTACTGATGCAAAAAAGGACAAGGCCGGACGCATTGCCCTTGCTGAAGGCGGGACCCTTTTTCTGGATGAAATAGGGGATATCTCCCCTGCCCTTCAGGTAAGGCTTTTAAGGGTTATACAGGACAAGACTTATGAACCCCTTGGGAGTACAAAGACTGAAAAGGCAAATGTCCGCTTTGTGGCTGCAACCAATAAAAATCTTGAAAATCTGGTAAAAGAGAAAAAATTCAGGGAAGACCTCTATTACAGGATAAATGTTGTAAGGCTTAAACTGCCACCATTGAGAGATAGAAAAGGAGATATCCCGCTTCTTGTTTCTCATTTTATTAAACGGTTCAATGATCTGAAAGGCAAAAACATATTGGGGCTAAAACCCGATGTAATGCCTCTCCTTATGGCCCATCAATTTTCCGGGAATATAAGGGAGCTTGAAAACATACTCGATTATGCAACGGTAGTCTGTAAAAATGGATATATCGGTATCGAGCACCTGCCCGACTACCTTGCCGGATCAACAAAGTCAGTAACGCCCCCCCCCCTTGCACGCGATATCACTGGTATTAAAGAGATGGAGCGCAATTATATATACAGCGCCCTTGAAAAAAACAGGTGGAACAGAAAAGCCACTGCCAGTGCCCTGGGCATACACCCGGCAACACTCTGGCGGAAAATAAGGCAGATGGGTATCAGCCCCACTCATCAGGATGGGAGATCAAAATTTGCGAAATAG
- a CDS encoding Mrp/NBP35 family ATP-binding protein, with the protein MSNNQQNQGLKSLDAQSQQEMEIGKRLRKIKNKILVMSGKGGVGKSSVAAYLSISLTKKGYRVGLMDVDLHGPSIPRMLGINANIAVSPVTGKAMPIEPMPNLQVISIESIMGSDKDAATIWRGPIKIGVIRQFISDMDWAELDYLVIDSPPGTGDEPLTIAQTIKDAKALVVTTPQEISLADVRKSINFCRQVNMEMLGIVENMNGLKCPHCGEVINLFKSDGGKHMAEKAGVNLLVSLPIEPEVVKLADTGRLSDLYDKGIIFSDEFNKMVDHIISRMEKV; encoded by the coding sequence ATGTCAAATAATCAACAGAACCAGGGGCTTAAAAGCTTGGATGCCCAGTCTCAGCAGGAGATGGAGATAGGCAAACGCCTTAGAAAAATTAAGAACAAGATACTTGTGATGAGCGGTAAGGGTGGTGTGGGTAAAAGCAGTGTAGCTGCCTATCTTTCCATCAGCCTGACAAAAAAGGGCTACAGGGTAGGGCTTATGGATGTGGACCTTCATGGCCCCAGCATACCGAGAATGCTTGGAATAAATGCAAACATAGCCGTATCGCCTGTAACAGGAAAGGCAATGCCTATTGAACCCATGCCCAATTTGCAGGTTATTTCCATTGAATCTATTATGGGTTCTGACAAGGATGCTGCAACCATCTGGCGCGGGCCTATCAAAATAGGTGTTATCAGGCAGTTTATATCTGATATGGACTGGGCGGAACTTGATTATCTTGTTATAGACTCTCCTCCGGGCACAGGTGATGAGCCCCTTACAATAGCCCAGACAATAAAGGATGCAAAGGCGCTTGTAGTAACAACACCACAGGAGATTTCACTTGCAGATGTGAGGAAATCAATTAACTTCTGCAGACAGGTGAATATGGAAATGCTTGGCATTGTTGAGAACATGAATGGCCTGAAATGCCCCCATTGTGGCGAAGTAATCAATCTCTTCAAATCAGACGGCGGAAAGCATATGGCTGAAAAGGCAGGGGTTAATCTTCTTGTAAGCCTCCCCATTGAACCTGAGGTTGTAAAACTTGCTGATACAGGCAGGCTTTCAGATCTTTATGATAAGGGCATTATTTTCAGCGATGAATTCAATAAAATGGTTGACCATATCATCAGCCGTATGGAAAAGGTCTAA